A DNA window from Drosophila sechellia strain sech25 chromosome X, ASM438219v1, whole genome shotgun sequence contains the following coding sequences:
- the LOC6614977 gene encoding uncharacterized protein LOC6614977, whose protein sequence is MDHHTYAKSGSKKWSAEEKRDLVVQRIAADELFSRYSPKHAEPWKKFKEMAKIGDFSEIALRKQWFSMVQRYRIHKANTLGAPLNKQSIEELNKEWEFFGLIHAYMNQKTADLHSYALKEPNVEQPNHNLAIASVYSCDEAQLSPLMLGVLNDHNFGERSPPNGCEADDMDESNTSPCHGNTGPSNKDHVHSNNDELDRLLAEATARKDAAVGDGEDVCMLSNTSCQEMECGPVMIGGEVSLSNSRYNDFEEATVPTATVVKSEKPEEPSPKARKLLRKHHRKGLSEKEKYYRHRRRYEQRMEKRLMGLCTVVGHLLKQFAPDMDVQPLLALGSDVTLSSPAPSSSDEERSEVLEEPEEEQELQQEQQQQKLGVEADAMTLRV, encoded by the exons ATGGACCACCACACGTACGCCAAGAGCGGATCCAAGAAGT GGTCCGCGGAGGAGAAGCGCGACCTGGTGGTGCAGCGGATCGCGGCGGACGAGCTCTTCTCCCGCTACTCGCCGAAGCACGCGGAGCCATGGAA AAAATTCAAGGAAATGGCCAAGATCGGCGATTTCAGCGAGATTGCGCTACGCAAGCAGTGGTTCTCCATGGTGCAGCGGTACCGCATCCACAAGGCCAACACACTGGGCGCCCCACTCAACAAGCAGAGCATCGAGGAGCTGAACAAGGAATGGGAGTTCTTCGGCCTCATCCACGCCTACATGAACCAGAAGACCGCCGACCTGCACTCGTACGCGCTCAAGGAGCCGAATGTGGAGCAGCCGAACCACAACCTGGCCATCGCCAGTGTCTACTCCTGCGACGAGGCGCAGCTCTCGCCGCTCATGCTGGGCGTGCTCAATGACCACAACTTTGGCGAACGCTCGCCGCCCAACGGATGCGAGGCCGATGACATGGACGAGTCCAACACGTCGCCCTGCCACGGGAACACTGGCCCCAGCAACAAGGACCACGTCCACAGCAACAACGATGAGCTGGACAGGCTGCTGGCCGAGGCGACGGCGCGCAAGGATGCGGCAGTTGGCGACGGCGAGGATGTGTGCATGCTAAGCAACACCAGCTGCCAGGAAATGGAGTGCGGCCCGGTGATGATTGGCGGCGAGGTGTCGCTATCCAACAGCAGGTACAACGACTTCGAGGAGGCGACAGTGCCCACGGCAACGGTTGTGAAGAGCGAGAAGCCGGAGGAGCCCAGCCCGAAGGCGCGTAAATTGTTAAGGAAACACCATCGCAAAGGGCTCAGCGAAAAGGAGAAGTATTACAG GCACCGCCGTCGCTACGAGCAGCGAATGGAGAAGCGTCTGATGGGACTGTGCACCGTGGTAGGACACCTGCTGAAGCAGTTTGCGCCCGACATGGATGTCCAGCCACTGTTGGCCCTGGGCAGCGATGTGACGCTCAGCTCGCCGGCGCCAAGCAGCAGTGACGAGGAGAGGAGCGAGGTTCTGGAGGAGCCGGAGGAGGAGCAAGAGCtccagcaggagcagcagcagcagaagctggGAGTCGAGGCCGATGCCATGACACTCAGAGTCTGA
- the LOC6614976 gene encoding protein vav isoform X2, whose amino-acid sequence MRRMRAWRRPCCPTARAAMCASCPSISPWMWLARRRMAPPMRSHPRRNRMPADRNRRWPPQRQAFLCPLHRGHRWAVWCPPPPHRRRFWSARASGCSERPPPSTTTAPRWRPPSTSMPTSTARTTRRSTRTCATSPSRRRPNPSTTDNIACNGTGYDHTNTKEEEVYQDLCALHRTSRSQTASSTSFEQRDYVIRELIDTESNYLDVLTALKTKFMGPLERHLNQDELRLIFPRIRELADIHTKFLDKLRESLTPNAKVKMAQVFLDFREPFLIYGEFCSLLLGAIDYLADVCKKNQIIDQLVQKCERDYNVGKLQLRDILSVPMQRILKYHLLLDKLVKETSPLHDDYRSLERAKEAMIDVSQYINEVKRDSDHLVIIQKVKDSIFDLNLNGNGSDLLQYGRLLLDGELHIKAHEDQKTKLRYAFVFDKILIMVKALHVKTGDMQYTYRDSHNLADYRVEQSHSRRTLGRDSRFKYQLLLARKSGKTAFTLYLKSEHERDKWRKALTEAMESLEPPGCQSTDHKMEIYTFDAPTTCRHCSKFLKGRIHQGYRCKVCQISVHKGCISSTGRCKQNPVSVPPPVCDRQLSEFNWFAGNMDRETAAHRLENRRIGTYLLRVRPQGPSTAHETMYALSLKTDDHVIKHMKINQENSGDSMLYCLSSRRHFKTIVELVSYYERNDLGENFAGLNQSLQWPYKEVIATALYDYEPKAGSNQLQLRTDCQVLVIGKDGDSKGWWRGKIGDTVGYFPKEYVQEQKLASEEL is encoded by the exons ATGCGGAGGATGCGGGCGTGGAGACGCCCCTGCTGTCCGACTGCCAGGGCAGCCATGTGCGCGAGCTGTCCTTCGATCTCGCCCTGGATGTGGTTAGCTCGACGACGGATGGCGCCTCCAATGCGGTCACACCCACGCCGGAATCGTATGCCCGCCGATCGGAATCGCCGTTGGCCGCCGCAGCGCCAAGCGTTCCTGTGTCCGCTGCACCGGGGCCACCGATGGGCCGTCTGGTGtccacctcctcctcatcgTCGTCGCTTTTGGTCAGCGAGAGCCAGCGGCTGCAGCGAGCGGCCGCCGCCGTCTACAACTACCGCTCCTCGATGGCGTCCACCGAGCACGAGTATGCCTACATCTACAGCGAGGACGACGAGAAGGTCTACGAGGACCTGTGCTACGTCACCTTCCAGGCGAAGGCCAAACCCGAG TACCACCGACAATATTGCATGCAATGGAACCGGTTACGACCACACCAACACAAAAGAGGAGGAGGTGTACCAAGACCTGTGCGCCCTGCACAGGACGAGTAGAAGCCAG ACCGCCTCGTCGACGAGCTTCGAGCAGCGCGACTACGTCATCCGCGAGCTGATCGACACGGAGTCCAATTACCTGGACGTGCTCACTGCGCTGAAGACCAAGTTCATGGGTCCGCTGGAGCGGCATCTCAACCAGGACGAGCTGCGTCTCATATTCCCGCGCATCAGA GAGCTGGCCGACATCCACACAAAGTTCTTGGACAAACTTAGGGAATCGCTGACGCCCAACGCCAAAGTGAAGATGGCCCAGGTGTTTCTCGACTTCCGCGAACCATTCCTCATCTACGGCGAGTTCTGCTCCCTCCTGCTGGGCGCCATCGACTATCTGGCGGATGTGTGCAAGAAGAACCAGATCATCGACCAGCTGGTGCAGAAGTGCGAGCGGGACTACAATGTGGGCAAGCTGCAGCTGCGCGACATACTCTCAGTGCCGATGCAGCGCATTCTCAAGTACCATCTGCTGCTGGACAAGCTGGTGAAGGAGACATCGCCGCTGCACGACGATTACCGGTCGTTGGAGAGGGCCAAGGAGGCGATGATAGACGTGTCGCAGTATATCAACGAGGTGAAACGCGACTCCGACCACCTGGTCATCATACAGAAGGTGAAGGACAGCATTTTCGATCTCAATCTGAATGGCAACGGCAGCGATCTGCTGCAGTACGGCCGCCTGCTTCTCGACGGCGAGCTGCACATTAAGGCGCACGAGGACCAGAAGACCAAGCTGCGCTACGCCTTCGTCTTCGACAAGATCCTCATCATGGTGAAGGCGCTGCATGTCAAGACGGGCGACATGCAGTACACCTACCGCGACTCCCACAACCTGGCCGACTATCGCGTGGAGCAGAGCCATTCGCGACGCACTCTTGGCCGCGATTCGCGCTTCAAGTACCAGCTCCTCCTGGCCCGCAAGTCGGGCAAGACAGCCTTCACTCTGTACCTGAAATCGGAGCACGAGCGAGACAAGTGGCGCAAGGCGCTCACCGAGGCCAT GGAAAGCCTGGAACCGCCTGGCTGCCAAAGCACAGACCACAAAATGGAGATCTACACGTTCGACGCCCCGACCACGTGCCGCCACTGCTCCAAGTTCCTCAAGGGCCGCATCCACCAGGGCTATCGATGCAAGGTGTGCCAGATCAGCGTGCACAAGGGCTGCATCTCGTCGACGGGTCGCTGCAAACAGAATCCGGTGAGTGTGCCGCCACCCGTCTGCGATCGTCAGTTGTCCGAGTTCAATTGGTTTGCGGGCAACATGGATCGGGAGACGGCGGCCCACCGGCTGGAGAACCGGCGCATTGGCACCTACCTGCTGCGAGTTCGTCCCCAGGGCCCATCCACTGCCCACGAGACGATGTATGCGCTTAGCTTAAA GACCGATGATCATGTGATCAAGCACATGAAAATCAACCAGGAGAACTCTGGCGACTCCATGCTGTACTGCTTGTCCTCGCGAAGGCATTTCAAGACCATTGTCGAGCTGGTCTCCTACTACGAACGCAACGATCTGGGCGAGAACTTTGCGGG GCTCAATCAGTCACTGCAGTGGCCCTACAAGGAGGTGATCGCCACCGCTCTCTACGACTACGAACCAAAGGCGGGCAGCAATCAGCTGCAGCTGCGCACTGACTGCCAGGTGCTGGTCATTGGCAAGGATGGGGACAGCAAGGGCTGGTGGCGCGGCAAAATCGGCGATACG GTGGGCTACTTTCCCAAGGAGTATGTGCAGGAGCAGAAATTGGCCAGCGAAGAGCTTTGA
- the LOC6614976 gene encoding protein vav isoform X3 produces the protein MASSSSSNSFGGVAGVNGDLWRECVAWLTRCKVIPPDHKAAQPDAEIRILAMTLRDGVLLCNLVIHLDPSSMDPREFNRKPQMAQFLCSKNIKLFLDVCHNNFGIRDADLFEPTMLYDLTNFHRVLITLSKLSQCRKVQQLHPDLIGFNLQLSPTERSHSDEAIYKDLHSTDLNMRKTSSIDASASSSAEYYDRTSQSGSLDENSDITIENGTEDIDDYIEDSLSNMCDSTIDNDAEDAGVETPLLSDCQGSHVRELSFDLALDVVSSTTDGASNAVTPTPESYARRSESPLAAAAPSVPVSAAPGPPMGRLVSTSSSSSSLLVSESQRLQRAAAAVYNYRSSMASTEHEYAYIYSEDDEKVYEDLCYVTFQAKAKPEVTTDNIACNGTGYDHTNTKEEEVYQDLCALHRTSRSQTASSTSFEQRDYVIRELIDTESNYLDVLTALKTKFMGPLERHLNQDELRLIFPRIRELADIHTKFLDKLRESLTPNAKVKMAQVFLDFREPFLIYGEFCSLLLGAIDYLADVCKKNQIIDQLVQKCERDYNVGKLQLRDILSVPMQRILKYHLLLDKLVKETSPLHDDYRSLERAKEAMIDVSQYINEVKRDSDHLVIIQKVKDSIFDLNLNGNGSDLLQYGRLLLDGELHIKAHEDQKTKLRYAFVFDKILIMVKALHVKTGDMQYTYRDSHNLADYRVEQSHSRRTLGRDSRFKYQLLLARKSGKTAFTLYLKSEHERDKWRKALTEAMESLEPPGCQSTDHKMEIYTFDAPTTCRHCSKFLKGRIHQGYRCKVCQISVHKGCISSTGRCKQNPVSVPPPVCDRQLSEFNWFAGNMDRETAAHRLENRRIGTYLLRVRPQGPSTAHETMYALSLKTDDHVIKHMKINQENSGDSMLYCLSSRRHFKTIVELVSYYERNDLGENFAGLNQSLQWPYKEVIATALYDYEPKAGSNQLQLRTDCQVLVIGKDGDSKGWWRGKIGDTVGYFPKEYVQEQKLASEEL, from the exons AtggccagcagcagtagcagcaacagttttgggggcgtggccggcgTGAACGGGGATCTGTGGCGCGAGTGCGTCGCCTGGCTGACCAGATGCAAGGTCATTCCGCCCGACCACAAGGCCGCCCAGCCGGACGCCGAGATCCGCATCCTGGCGATGACGCTGCGCGACGGCGTGCTGCTCTGCAACCTGGTCATCCACCTGGATCCCAGCAGCATGGATCCGCGCGAGTTCAATCGCAAGCCGCAAATGGCACAG TTCCTGTGCAGCAAGAACATCAAGTTGTTCCTGGACGTTTGCCACAACAACTTCGGGATCCGGGACGCCGATCTCTTCGAGCCGACGATGCTGTACGACCTGACCAACTTCCACCGCGTCCTCATCACGCTGTCCAAGCTGTCGCAGTGCCGCAAGGTGCAGCAACTGCATCCGGATCTTAT TGGCTTCAATCTACAGCTTTCGCCCACGGAGCGTTCCCATTCGGACGAGGCCATCTACAAGGACCTGCATTCCAC CGATCTGAACATGCGGAAGACGAGCAGCATAGACGCCTCCGCCTCCTCGTCGGCGGAATACTACGACCGAACGTCGCAGAGCGGATCGCTGGACGAGAATAGCGACATTACGATCGAGAACGGCACCGAGGACATCGACGACTACATCGAGGACTCGCTCTCCAACATGTGCGACTCGACCATCGACAACGATGCGGAGGATGCGGGCGTGGAGACGCCCCTGCTGTCCGACTGCCAGGGCAGCCATGTGCGCGAGCTGTCCTTCGATCTCGCCCTGGATGTGGTTAGCTCGACGACGGATGGCGCCTCCAATGCGGTCACACCCACGCCGGAATCGTATGCCCGCCGATCGGAATCGCCGTTGGCCGCCGCAGCGCCAAGCGTTCCTGTGTCCGCTGCACCGGGGCCACCGATGGGCCGTCTGGTGtccacctcctcctcatcgTCGTCGCTTTTGGTCAGCGAGAGCCAGCGGCTGCAGCGAGCGGCCGCCGCCGTCTACAACTACCGCTCCTCGATGGCGTCCACCGAGCACGAGTATGCCTACATCTACAGCGAGGACGACGAGAAGGTCTACGAGGACCTGTGCTACGTCACCTTCCAGGCGAAGGCCAAACCCGAGGT TACCACCGACAATATTGCATGCAATGGAACCGGTTACGACCACACCAACACAAAAGAGGAGGAGGTGTACCAAGACCTGTGCGCCCTGCACAGGACGAGTAGAAGCCAG ACCGCCTCGTCGACGAGCTTCGAGCAGCGCGACTACGTCATCCGCGAGCTGATCGACACGGAGTCCAATTACCTGGACGTGCTCACTGCGCTGAAGACCAAGTTCATGGGTCCGCTGGAGCGGCATCTCAACCAGGACGAGCTGCGTCTCATATTCCCGCGCATCAGA GAGCTGGCCGACATCCACACAAAGTTCTTGGACAAACTTAGGGAATCGCTGACGCCCAACGCCAAAGTGAAGATGGCCCAGGTGTTTCTCGACTTCCGCGAACCATTCCTCATCTACGGCGAGTTCTGCTCCCTCCTGCTGGGCGCCATCGACTATCTGGCGGATGTGTGCAAGAAGAACCAGATCATCGACCAGCTGGTGCAGAAGTGCGAGCGGGACTACAATGTGGGCAAGCTGCAGCTGCGCGACATACTCTCAGTGCCGATGCAGCGCATTCTCAAGTACCATCTGCTGCTGGACAAGCTGGTGAAGGAGACATCGCCGCTGCACGACGATTACCGGTCGTTGGAGAGGGCCAAGGAGGCGATGATAGACGTGTCGCAGTATATCAACGAGGTGAAACGCGACTCCGACCACCTGGTCATCATACAGAAGGTGAAGGACAGCATTTTCGATCTCAATCTGAATGGCAACGGCAGCGATCTGCTGCAGTACGGCCGCCTGCTTCTCGACGGCGAGCTGCACATTAAGGCGCACGAGGACCAGAAGACCAAGCTGCGCTACGCCTTCGTCTTCGACAAGATCCTCATCATGGTGAAGGCGCTGCATGTCAAGACGGGCGACATGCAGTACACCTACCGCGACTCCCACAACCTGGCCGACTATCGCGTGGAGCAGAGCCATTCGCGACGCACTCTTGGCCGCGATTCGCGCTTCAAGTACCAGCTCCTCCTGGCCCGCAAGTCGGGCAAGACAGCCTTCACTCTGTACCTGAAATCGGAGCACGAGCGAGACAAGTGGCGCAAGGCGCTCACCGAGGCCAT GGAAAGCCTGGAACCGCCTGGCTGCCAAAGCACAGACCACAAAATGGAGATCTACACGTTCGACGCCCCGACCACGTGCCGCCACTGCTCCAAGTTCCTCAAGGGCCGCATCCACCAGGGCTATCGATGCAAGGTGTGCCAGATCAGCGTGCACAAGGGCTGCATCTCGTCGACGGGTCGCTGCAAACAGAATCCGGTGAGTGTGCCGCCACCCGTCTGCGATCGTCAGTTGTCCGAGTTCAATTGGTTTGCGGGCAACATGGATCGGGAGACGGCGGCCCACCGGCTGGAGAACCGGCGCATTGGCACCTACCTGCTGCGAGTTCGTCCCCAGGGCCCATCCACTGCCCACGAGACGATGTATGCGCTTAGCTTAAA GACCGATGATCATGTGATCAAGCACATGAAAATCAACCAGGAGAACTCTGGCGACTCCATGCTGTACTGCTTGTCCTCGCGAAGGCATTTCAAGACCATTGTCGAGCTGGTCTCCTACTACGAACGCAACGATCTGGGCGAGAACTTTGCGGG GCTCAATCAGTCACTGCAGTGGCCCTACAAGGAGGTGATCGCCACCGCTCTCTACGACTACGAACCAAAGGCGGGCAGCAATCAGCTGCAGCTGCGCACTGACTGCCAGGTGCTGGTCATTGGCAAGGATGGGGACAGCAAGGGCTGGTGGCGCGGCAAAATCGGCGATACG GTGGGCTACTTTCCCAAGGAGTATGTGCAGGAGCAGAAATTGGCCAGCGAAGAGCTTTGA
- the LOC6614976 gene encoding protein vav isoform X1 — protein MASSSSSNSFGGVAGVNGDLWRECVAWLTRCKVIPPDHKAAQPDAEIRILAMTLRDGVLLCNLVIHLDPSSMDPREFNRKPQMAQFLCSKNIKLFLDVCHNNFGIRDADLFEPTMLYDLTNFHRVLITLSKLSQCRKVQQLHPDLIGFNLQLSPTERSHSDEAIYKDLHSTTTDNIACNGTGYDHTNTKEEEVYQDLCALHRTSRSQTASSTSFEQRDYVIRELIDTESNYLDVLTALKTKFMGPLERHLNQDELRLIFPRIRELADIHTKFLDKLRESLTPNAKVKMAQVFLDFREPFLIYGEFCSLLLGAIDYLADVCKKNQIIDQLVQKCERDYNVGKLQLRDILSVPMQRILKYHLLLDKLVKETSPLHDDYRSLERAKEAMIDVSQYINEVKRDSDHLVIIQKVKDSIFDLNLNGNGSDLLQYGRLLLDGELHIKAHEDQKTKLRYAFVFDKILIMVKALHVKTGDMQYTYRDSHNLADYRVEQSHSRRTLGRDSRFKYQLLLARKSGKTAFTLYLKSEHERDKWRKALTEAMESLEPPGCQSTDHKMEIYTFDAPTTCRHCSKFLKGRIHQGYRCKVCQISVHKGCISSTGRCKQNPVSVPPPVCDRQLSEFNWFAGNMDRETAAHRLENRRIGTYLLRVRPQGPSTAHETMYALSLKTDDHVIKHMKINQENSGDSMLYCLSSRRHFKTIVELVSYYERNDLGENFAGLNQSLQWPYKEVIATALYDYEPKAGSNQLQLRTDCQVLVIGKDGDSKGWWRGKIGDTVGYFPKEYVQEQKLASEEL, from the exons AtggccagcagcagtagcagcaacagttttgggggcgtggccggcgTGAACGGGGATCTGTGGCGCGAGTGCGTCGCCTGGCTGACCAGATGCAAGGTCATTCCGCCCGACCACAAGGCCGCCCAGCCGGACGCCGAGATCCGCATCCTGGCGATGACGCTGCGCGACGGCGTGCTGCTCTGCAACCTGGTCATCCACCTGGATCCCAGCAGCATGGATCCGCGCGAGTTCAATCGCAAGCCGCAAATGGCACAG TTCCTGTGCAGCAAGAACATCAAGTTGTTCCTGGACGTTTGCCACAACAACTTCGGGATCCGGGACGCCGATCTCTTCGAGCCGACGATGCTGTACGACCTGACCAACTTCCACCGCGTCCTCATCACGCTGTCCAAGCTGTCGCAGTGCCGCAAGGTGCAGCAACTGCATCCGGATCTTAT TGGCTTCAATCTACAGCTTTCGCCCACGGAGCGTTCCCATTCGGACGAGGCCATCTACAAGGACCTGCATTCCAC TACCACCGACAATATTGCATGCAATGGAACCGGTTACGACCACACCAACACAAAAGAGGAGGAGGTGTACCAAGACCTGTGCGCCCTGCACAGGACGAGTAGAAGCCAG ACCGCCTCGTCGACGAGCTTCGAGCAGCGCGACTACGTCATCCGCGAGCTGATCGACACGGAGTCCAATTACCTGGACGTGCTCACTGCGCTGAAGACCAAGTTCATGGGTCCGCTGGAGCGGCATCTCAACCAGGACGAGCTGCGTCTCATATTCCCGCGCATCAGA GAGCTGGCCGACATCCACACAAAGTTCTTGGACAAACTTAGGGAATCGCTGACGCCCAACGCCAAAGTGAAGATGGCCCAGGTGTTTCTCGACTTCCGCGAACCATTCCTCATCTACGGCGAGTTCTGCTCCCTCCTGCTGGGCGCCATCGACTATCTGGCGGATGTGTGCAAGAAGAACCAGATCATCGACCAGCTGGTGCAGAAGTGCGAGCGGGACTACAATGTGGGCAAGCTGCAGCTGCGCGACATACTCTCAGTGCCGATGCAGCGCATTCTCAAGTACCATCTGCTGCTGGACAAGCTGGTGAAGGAGACATCGCCGCTGCACGACGATTACCGGTCGTTGGAGAGGGCCAAGGAGGCGATGATAGACGTGTCGCAGTATATCAACGAGGTGAAACGCGACTCCGACCACCTGGTCATCATACAGAAGGTGAAGGACAGCATTTTCGATCTCAATCTGAATGGCAACGGCAGCGATCTGCTGCAGTACGGCCGCCTGCTTCTCGACGGCGAGCTGCACATTAAGGCGCACGAGGACCAGAAGACCAAGCTGCGCTACGCCTTCGTCTTCGACAAGATCCTCATCATGGTGAAGGCGCTGCATGTCAAGACGGGCGACATGCAGTACACCTACCGCGACTCCCACAACCTGGCCGACTATCGCGTGGAGCAGAGCCATTCGCGACGCACTCTTGGCCGCGATTCGCGCTTCAAGTACCAGCTCCTCCTGGCCCGCAAGTCGGGCAAGACAGCCTTCACTCTGTACCTGAAATCGGAGCACGAGCGAGACAAGTGGCGCAAGGCGCTCACCGAGGCCAT GGAAAGCCTGGAACCGCCTGGCTGCCAAAGCACAGACCACAAAATGGAGATCTACACGTTCGACGCCCCGACCACGTGCCGCCACTGCTCCAAGTTCCTCAAGGGCCGCATCCACCAGGGCTATCGATGCAAGGTGTGCCAGATCAGCGTGCACAAGGGCTGCATCTCGTCGACGGGTCGCTGCAAACAGAATCCGGTGAGTGTGCCGCCACCCGTCTGCGATCGTCAGTTGTCCGAGTTCAATTGGTTTGCGGGCAACATGGATCGGGAGACGGCGGCCCACCGGCTGGAGAACCGGCGCATTGGCACCTACCTGCTGCGAGTTCGTCCCCAGGGCCCATCCACTGCCCACGAGACGATGTATGCGCTTAGCTTAAA GACCGATGATCATGTGATCAAGCACATGAAAATCAACCAGGAGAACTCTGGCGACTCCATGCTGTACTGCTTGTCCTCGCGAAGGCATTTCAAGACCATTGTCGAGCTGGTCTCCTACTACGAACGCAACGATCTGGGCGAGAACTTTGCGGG GCTCAATCAGTCACTGCAGTGGCCCTACAAGGAGGTGATCGCCACCGCTCTCTACGACTACGAACCAAAGGCGGGCAGCAATCAGCTGCAGCTGCGCACTGACTGCCAGGTGCTGGTCATTGGCAAGGATGGGGACAGCAAGGGCTGGTGGCGCGGCAAAATCGGCGATACG GTGGGCTACTTTCCCAAGGAGTATGTGCAGGAGCAGAAATTGGCCAGCGAAGAGCTTTGA
- the LOC6614979 gene encoding receptor-binding cancer antigen expressed on SiSo cells, which produces MLQQIKMLVLGIITLCRRALCCFSRRRKLSHSGSASGAADQLQAVNVIVEWGDFSATGASSAGQAGGGRTAGARERDWNSWDDSPRTVEEHIEQYRQRMAQPPTPPKEEPEPDFFSELTPTIKPQMKFYLEDPSASAATSQQSDFSRLQAQDLVPISINADLEDWVDDNAGGWEELDTSQTKQILREKRRELRHQRQPPVRPAPPTVGAQRLTSGQRAA; this is translated from the exons ATGCTGCAGCAAATCAAGATGCTGGTGCTGGGCATCATCACGCTGTGCCGGCGTGCCTTGTGCTGCTTCTCCAGGCGCCGCAAGCTCAGCCACAGCGGCTCCGCCTCCGGAGCCGCCGACCAACTGCAGGCGGTCAACGTGATCGTGGAGTGGGGCGACTTCTCGGCCACCGGCGCCTCATCCGCTGGCCAGGCCGGCGGTGGCAGGACGGCGGGTGCGCGCGAGCGGGACTGGAACTCCTGGGACGACAGTCCGCGCACCGTGGAGGAGCACATCGAACAGTACCGCCAGCGTATGGCCCAGCCACCTACGCCGCCCAAGGAGGAACCCGAACCGGACTTCTTCAGT GAGCTGACGCCCACCATCAAGCCGCAGATGAAGTTCTACCTGGAGGATCCATCCGCGAGTGCGGCGACCAGCCAACAAAGTGACTTTTCAAGACTGCAGGCCCAGGATTTGGTGCCCATTAGCATAAAT GCCGATCTCGAGGACTGGGTGGATGATAATGCCGGCGGCTGGGAGGAGCTGGACACCTCCCAGACCAAGCAGATTCTGCGAGAGAAGCGTCGCGAGTTGCGCCATCAGCGACAGCCGCCCGTCCGCCCGGCCCCGCCCACCGTGGGCGCTCAGCGGCTGACCTCCGGACAGCGAGCGGCGTAG
- the LOC6614978 gene encoding uncharacterized protein LOC6614978: protein MLLPELLLLGLAVSLADSYDRSVNYWEAFAPGKLLQRLDALTVTDVDQSKVVKLPQLMQPILPANNQAQAKVDEDVDLDVETDAEAAAVDDVDSLSAETSHEGYSGEDNYERNYEQFVKEYFDRAAGDDDHDDGEGLEEVEEEETQAEATSVRDQRCRQVKRKDGQLCEICRQLKNNEVSETCSYSHDDQPQQYAYGSGSQYKRYRDDPAQKTEREQEQAEPVAPSSLCLRRQQKNSVCYECKDSKGQKIERCYDVQARKAKTRKTKASSSRHPSSSAHKRKPRSQQSQQSEQEQRIYKRTISYSYAQGTDQQGQVQEQPPGGTTELPVPRQRRRRLVKITRRRGPAKVQ from the coding sequence ATGCTGCTGCCGGAGCTGCTGCTACTCGGCTTGGCCGTCTCCCTGGCGGATAGCTACGACCGAAGCGTCAACTACTGGGAGGCCTTTGCGCCGGGCAAGCTGCTCCAGCGCCTGGACGCTCTCACCGTCACGGATGTGGACCAATCGAAGGTGGTCAAGCTGCCGCAGCTGATGCAGCCCATCCTGCCAGCCAACAACCAAGCGCAGGCCAAGGTGGATGAGGACGTGGACCTGGATGTCGAGACAGATGCAGAGGCGGCGGCCGTTGATGATGTGGACAGCCTCAGTGCGGAGACCAGCCACGAGGGATACTCCGGCGAGGACAACTACGAGCGCAACTACGAGCAGTTCGTCAAGGAGTACTTCGATCGGGCTGCCGGCGACGATGATCACGACGACGGCGAAGGCctggaggaggtggaggaggaggaaaccCAGGCGGAGGCCACCAGTGTCAGGGATCAGCGCTGCCGGCAGGTCAAGCGGAAGGATGGCCAGCTGTGCGAGATCTGTCGCCAGTTGAAGAACAACGAGGTGTCCGAAACGTGCAGCTACTCGCACGACGACCAGCCGCAGCAGTACGCCTATGGCAGCGGCAGCCAGTACAAGCGTTACCGCGACGATCCCGCACAGAAGACGGagcgggagcaggagcaggctGAGCCGGTGGCCCCCAGCAGCCTGTGCCTGCGCCGTCAACAGAAGAACAGCGTCTGCTACGAGTGCAAGGACAGCAAGGGCCAGAAGATCGAACGCTGCTACGATGTGCAGGCCCGCAAGGCCAAGACCCGAAAGACGAAGGCCTCCTCCAGCCGTCATCCGTCCAGCTCCGCCCACAAACGTAAGCCGCGCTCCCAGCAGTCGCAGCAGtcggagcaggagcagcgcaTCTACAAGCGCACCATTAGCTACAGCTATGCCCAGGGCACGGATCAGCAGGGGCAGGTGCAGGAGCAGCCGCCCGGCGGGACAACGGAGCTGCCAGTGCCACGCCAGCGTCGCCGGCGGCTGGTGAAGATTACGCGTCGGCGCGGACCGGCTAAAGTGCAATAA